The sequence CCCGAAACAGACCCAGCTCCTCCAGGCTGTTGTTATTCTTTCCTTCCGTTTCCTATCGTTGAAGTTTTCTTTGGCAAGATCTGATCCCCATCTCTCTCACATCACATGACACGCGTGCCTACTCTCTCGTTTGggtattttcttctttaatgtCTATGAGACCCAGTTTCTGATCCTTCACGGAGAGATCTGTGGATTCTTCTTGCTCAGGTACTTCAGCTTGCGTTTTGGGATAAAATTTTGTCACATTCTCTACGTTGGGGTTTGTATCGAATTGGAATTTCTGAACTGGGTTTgtctgtttttgttcttttctttcttgtgtttGAAGATCTTGTGATTCTGCCATCTGGGTTGTTCgccatttgtttgttttatttactGATTGGTTAAAAGTCTCCAAATTTCTCACTGTTTGATTGGCGGGTCcgtattattttcaaattttaattcatttttcttctccGATTCTAAATTCTTTGTTGATAATGTTTATGGGTAGTGTTTATTACAGATCTAATATCAGATTTGTCATTGTTTCCTTTTAGAGCCtgttaattaattttctcttttggttTGTGATAAATTATAGATCAATTTCACCTTCCAATCTCACACCAGAAAGTCCTCGCATTTTATCTCGTAAGTTTGGGTTTCTTGGCCTTGTATAGGAGGAAATGGGTAAGAAAGGAAACTGGTTCTCTGCAGTGAAGAAAGCCCTCAGTCCTGATTCAAagaataaaaaggaaaaggttTGGTTATTTTGGGCTTTATTAGATTTCTTATGACTCTACTTGTTGTAggctattttaattttttttttccataactGAACAATGAACATAAATGCATTACATTGTTCAGAAGTCCAATAAATCCAAGAAGTGGTTTGGGAAACAAAAGAACTTGGATCCAGTTTCCTTGTCTGAGGAAACAGCTGAATTGGACGTTTCTCTTGCGCCTCCTCCTGCCATAGAAGATGTGAAACTAGCTGAAGTGGAGAATGAACAAAGCAAGCATGCCTACTCTGTCGCATTTGCCACAGCTGTTGCGGCGGAGGCGGCTGTTGCAGCCGCTCATGCTGCTGCTGAGGTTGTTCGCCTCACCAGCACTGTTTCCCATTACTCTGGAAAGTCGAAAGAGGAAATAGCAGCTATCAAGATTCAAACGGCTTTTCGAGGATATTTGGTATGAATAGATTTCCATTTAGTCCAAGTACTTGTCTATTTTCTTACTAGTTCTTTGCTTTATTAGAAAGCCTTGAGTAATTAATGTATCTAAAAGTTATTATCTAAAAACTTCATACTTATGGATTAAGGTGTTATTTTACTCTCAAATAAGCTAAAAGTGTCAGGGCAATTGGCATATTATTTACTTAGTTTGTTTCATAGTTTCTATAATCCATTAAGGGTGTGGTCGATTAATTGGAATTTGCTGTTGTTGGTTGCCGTTTCTGTATACCTAGATCACGAAGTGCATTCCGTATTGCATTGAATGATAAGTTGCCTTGTGGATGAAATTTCTCTTTCTGAAATTGATTTCAATAATCTGCATTTGCTGAATATTTTCATGATCATATATTCACATTACATAATGCTTTGGAAACATTGACAACATGCAGAGAAAATGTGATCTAATCACTTCAGGAAAATATGTTATGAATTGTACTGAGTCTTGTTGTAGTAGGGACCATTTTCAGAGTAAGGAGCTCCATATACTATTCTTACCATTGGATTTTCAGGCAAGGAGGGCATTGCGGGCCTTGAGAGGGTTGGTAAGGCTGAAATCGTTGATACAAGGGCAATCTGTCAAACGTCAAGCCACTACCACGTTACGGTGCATGCAAACTCTTGCACGTGTGCAGTCTCAGATTCGTGCTAGGAGGATTAGAATGTCAGAGGAGAACCAAGCCCTTCAACAACAACTCCAACATAAACACGAGAAGGAGCTCGAGAAGTTGAGAGCTTCTGTGAGTACTTTTGTTTTACACTTTTCATTGTCTTTTGGACTCAGATTCATGCTCTTGATATCTACTATATCCCATGTTGTTTTTCCAATATTTTCTTTCATCTTGTCCATCGTATTCCTGTTTTGGATtccagattttcattttctttgggcTTGCATCTGACAATCAATTTGAGTTGCTTATTAATCTTAAGAAAAgttgacaattttttttccaatttaagCGTTAAACTTTCTTGGGCCCTTCTGGTTTTGGTTTCAGCCGTATTTTGACTCTTCCTCGCTTTCCATGTGTAGTCAGAACGTCATATGCATACGTAATGCAGTATTAACGTATGGGTTGAATATGCTAATGAGTTCTACAACAGGTGGGTGAAGATTGGAATGATAGTGCAAAATCTAAAGAGGAAGTTGAAGCTAGTCTTCAGAGCAGGCAAGAAGCTGCTCTGAGAAGAGAAAGGGCACTGGCCTATGCATACTCTCATCAGGTACCAAACTTTCCCTTTTTTCTTGAACCCCCAACTATTGGATAATAAAAGCCTCACTGTTTATCAACTTTGAGAAttaaatttggattagacaCTTGACCTTCATGACTTAGGCTGTTAGGCACACAATAAAATAAACATTGTGTTAACTATCTTAAACCCTGCAGTTTCCAATACTCAATGTTAAATGAAGACTAACACTGTCGATGTTTTTATAATAGCAAATGGGGAAGAACTCCTCAAAGTCTGCAAACCCAACATTTATGGATCCAAACAATCCTCACTGGGGTTGGAGTTGGTTGGAGCGTTGGATGGCAGCTCGCCCATGGGAGAGCCGAAGTGCAGTAGATAACAATGATCGCTCCTCCATCAAGAGCACAACAAGCTGCGCCATGTCTGTCGGGGAAATCAGCAAATCCTATTCTCGCCGCGATAATAAGCCTTCACCTACTGGCCCTAAATTGAACCGACCTCCAAGTCGCCATTCCCCTTCAACCCCTCCCTCAAAAGCACCATCAACATCATCCGTAAGTGGAATGACAAAACAAGCAAGCCTTAGAGGAAATGGCTGGGAAGGGGATGATGACTCTAGGAGCACGTTCAGTGTCCAGTCTGAGCGGTATCGAAGGCATAGTATTGCAGCATCGTCAGTGAGAGATGATGAAAGCCTCGCAAGCTCACCTGCAGTTCCGAGTTACATGGCACCCACGAAGTCAGCAAAAGCCAAGTCACGGCTGAGTCCATTAGGCTTAGATAAGAATGGGACACCAGAGAAGGGATTGCTGGGTTCTGCAAAGAAGCGGCTTTCATTCACTGCTTCCCCAGCTGGGCCAAGGAGACACTCTGGTCCTCCAAGAATGGAAACCGGTTCAATCAAGGACGTTGTAGTGCAAATGGAAGAGATATTAAGCAACGGTTAGAGCGGGTAGTTCCTGCACCTGATATAAGATCTATAAGCTCATGCAAAGGGAAACAAATCACAGAGTGAATAAATGGAAGTTGGGGGGACTCTGATTTGTGTCGTCAGAGCCGTCTTCTGCTCACCATATTATCATTTGTTCTCTTTGTGATCATCTGTCTTTGCTCTTCTTAACAACTTTACTTCTTAGATGTGCTATTTGTTGTGTAGTTGAAATGGGTTGGGAGACATATAATTtgtttagttgtagatttgtgtttgttttcttcCCTATCTCCTCTATTGTGTTCAGTGTCAAGGAGAGGAAGACAATGCTGTGTTGCTTAGGAGTGATTGTATTTGATGCATCTTTGTAATGGGCGAgatcaaattcttcaccatGTGTATGGATCTTGTGTGTTTTTTATTC is a genomic window of Tripterygium wilfordii isolate XIE 37 chromosome 16, ASM1340144v1, whole genome shotgun sequence containing:
- the LOC119981478 gene encoding protein IQ-DOMAIN 1-like; this encodes MGKKGNWFSAVKKALSPDSKNKKEKKSNKSKKWFGKQKNLDPVSLSEETAELDVSLAPPPAIEDVKLAEVENEQSKHAYSVAFATAVAAEAAVAAAHAAAEVVRLTSTVSHYSGKSKEEIAAIKIQTAFRGYLARRALRALRGLVRLKSLIQGQSVKRQATTTLRCMQTLARVQSQIRARRIRMSEENQALQQQLQHKHEKELEKLRASVGEDWNDSAKSKEEVEASLQSRQEAALRRERALAYAYSHQQMGKNSSKSANPTFMDPNNPHWGWSWLERWMAARPWESRSAVDNNDRSSIKSTTSCAMSVGEISKSYSRRDNKPSPTGPKLNRPPSRHSPSTPPSKAPSTSSVSGMTKQASLRGNGWEGDDDSRSTFSVQSERYRRHSIAASSVRDDESLASSPAVPSYMAPTKSAKAKSRLSPLGLDKNGTPEKGLLGSAKKRLSFTASPAGPRRHSGPPRMETGSIKDVVVQMEEILSNG